The following are from one region of the Methanomassiliicoccales archaeon LGM-DZ1 genome:
- a CDS encoding transposase: MTCQDSADSIVKGIAGPRGNRGANRGKSYSRMPADGGASGQFAEALTAAMDAAGVPQCFSKFSNCIYTDRQKLAVLVLMARHGISYGAVRRDLGMYRGFTDAIGLKRIPDGSTLCKFLKRIGTDVLERVVRAFGAAADGGATVAVDSTGLSDFDRSAHYEKRLDDFGAGRSRSFTKLSLAVDTGTRIVLSASASADGHRNDTTFMPGHISDLAGSGLKVDWLIADRAYDSSLNHRLVRKFLGARAAIPVRRGQGNRGTAIHGPYRRMMDEALSDPDSAESRAYRRRAVIESTNFMIKKAAGPSVSARIPACRERQALLKAIVFNVLRVIRLGRIDRLRGGFQ; this comes from the coding sequence ATGACATGCCAAGATAGCGCTGACAGCATAGTTAAGGGTATTGCGGGGCCCCGCGGGAACCGCGGGGCGAACAGAGGCAAATCGTACTCGAGGATGCCGGCGGACGGCGGCGCCTCGGGGCAGTTCGCCGAGGCGCTGACGGCGGCCATGGACGCCGCCGGGGTGCCGCAGTGTTTCTCGAAGTTCAGCAACTGCATCTACACGGACCGCCAGAAGCTGGCGGTGCTGGTCCTCATGGCCCGGCACGGCATCAGCTACGGGGCCGTCCGCAGGGACCTGGGCATGTACAGGGGCTTCACCGACGCGATCGGCCTGAAGCGCATCCCGGACGGCTCGACCCTGTGCAAGTTCCTGAAGCGGATCGGGACGGACGTCCTGGAGAGGGTGGTGAGGGCCTTCGGGGCCGCCGCGGACGGCGGCGCGACGGTGGCCGTCGACAGCACCGGCCTGTCCGACTTCGACAGGTCCGCCCATTACGAGAAGCGCCTGGACGACTTCGGTGCCGGGCGCAGCAGGTCGTTCACCAAGCTGTCGCTGGCGGTCGATACCGGCACCAGGATCGTCCTGAGCGCGTCGGCCTCCGCCGACGGGCACAGGAACGACACGACGTTCATGCCGGGGCACATCTCGGACCTCGCAGGCTCCGGGCTGAAGGTCGACTGGCTCATCGCGGACAGGGCCTACGACTCGTCGCTCAACCACCGGCTCGTGCGGAAGTTCCTGGGGGCCAGAGCGGCGATCCCGGTCCGCCGCGGCCAAGGGAACCGCGGGACCGCGATCCACGGGCCGTACAGGCGCATGATGGACGAGGCCCTGTCCGACCCGGACAGCGCCGAGAGCAGGGCGTACAGGCGCAGAGCGGTCATCGAATCGACGAACTTCATGATCAAGAAGGCGGCCGGCCCGTCGGTATCGGCCAGGATACCGGCCTGCAGGGAAAGGCAGGCCCTCCTCAAGGCGATCGTCTTCAACGTCCTGAGGGTCATCAGGCTGGGACGTATCGATAGGCTGCGGGGAGGGTTTCAATGA
- the hpt gene encoding hypoxanthine/guanine phosphoribosyltransferase — MYDRLIRSFEECPVVDRKGYPYFVHPLTDGVPRMDPEVLEEVLGWIMAEADLRCDVLALPEAMGIPLGVPISLRTGIPYTVIRKKEYFLPGEVSVEQKTGYSSSVMHINGISAGDRVTIIDDVVSTGGTLTAIIKAIRDECGAEIADVVVPVDKANGKEAVERSTGVRVKTMVEVSVGPDRRVKCRLTGS, encoded by the coding sequence ATGTACGACAGACTCATCAGGAGCTTCGAGGAATGCCCCGTGGTGGACCGCAAGGGGTACCCGTACTTCGTCCATCCCCTCACGGACGGCGTGCCGAGGATGGACCCAGAGGTCCTGGAGGAGGTCCTCGGGTGGATCATGGCCGAGGCCGACCTCCGCTGCGACGTCCTCGCCCTGCCCGAGGCCATGGGGATACCCCTGGGGGTGCCGATATCTCTGAGGACGGGGATCCCGTACACGGTGATCCGGAAGAAGGAGTACTTCCTGCCGGGAGAGGTCTCCGTGGAGCAGAAGACCGGGTACTCCTCGTCTGTTATGCACATCAACGGCATATCCGCAGGGGACAGGGTCACCATCATCGACGATGTCGTGAGCACCGGCGGGACCCTGACGGCCATCATCAAGGCGATAAGGGACGAATGCGGCGCTGAGATCGCGGACGTCGTGGTCCCGGTCGACAAGGCGAACGGCAAGGAGGCGGTCGAGAGATCCACCGGGGTCCGCGTGAAGACCATGGTCGAGGTCTCCGTCGGCCCCGACCGCCGGGTGAAGTGCCGCCTCACGGGCAGTTAA
- a CDS encoding tyrosine--tRNA ligase: protein MDTEERVSLVTRNAMEIINEDELRKLLSEKENPLAYIGFEPSGLVHMGWALVTSKIRDLCDAGFRVIILWADWHAAINDKLGGDLENIRACARYMEDCFVALGVPRDKVEFRYASEVLDDLTYWEDLIKIGKVTTMSRVKRAMTIMGRKEDEAELDSSKVIYPLMQATDIFHLKVDLCYAGIDQRRAHMLARDAADKLGWKKPIALHTPLIPGLKGGSRMNPEGVKELQTKEVEVCKVDDAGKGIEDRASVMIEMKMSKSDPTSSINIHDTPDDIRKKIKKAYCPPEKEKENENPMLMMARYIVFPRLGRLDIKRPEKYGGDVSFADYDALTSAYFGGSLSPVDLKTGVADSLIEILAPVAEYFSAHPENYEKMKAILASVKKLR from the coding sequence ATGGATACTGAAGAGAGGGTTTCCCTTGTGACAAGGAACGCGATGGAGATCATCAACGAGGACGAACTGCGGAAGCTTCTGTCCGAGAAGGAGAATCCCCTCGCGTATATCGGGTTCGAGCCCTCCGGACTGGTCCATATGGGCTGGGCCCTCGTCACCTCCAAGATCCGCGACCTCTGCGATGCCGGCTTCAGGGTCATCATCCTCTGGGCGGACTGGCATGCGGCCATCAACGACAAACTGGGCGGCGACCTGGAGAACATCCGTGCCTGCGCCCGCTACATGGAGGACTGCTTTGTGGCGCTCGGCGTCCCCCGCGACAAGGTCGAGTTCAGGTACGCGAGCGAGGTGCTCGACGACCTCACCTACTGGGAGGACCTCATAAAGATCGGGAAGGTCACGACCATGTCCCGCGTCAAGAGGGCCATGACCATCATGGGCAGGAAGGAGGACGAGGCGGAGCTCGACTCCTCCAAGGTCATCTACCCGCTCATGCAGGCCACCGACATATTCCACCTGAAGGTGGACCTCTGCTACGCCGGCATAGACCAGAGGAGGGCGCACATGCTCGCCAGGGACGCCGCCGATAAGCTGGGCTGGAAGAAGCCGATAGCCCTCCATACCCCCCTGATCCCGGGGCTGAAAGGAGGTTCCAGGATGAACCCCGAGGGAGTCAAGGAGCTGCAGACCAAGGAAGTGGAGGTCTGCAAGGTGGACGATGCCGGAAAAGGCATCGAGGACCGCGCCTCCGTCATGATCGAGATGAAGATGTCGAAGTCCGACCCGACCAGCAGCATCAACATCCACGACACCCCGGACGACATCAGGAAGAAGATCAAGAAGGCGTACTGCCCGCCCGAGAAGGAGAAGGAGAACGAGAACCCCATGCTCATGATGGCGCGCTACATCGTGTTCCCGCGCCTGGGCAGGCTCGACATCAAGCGCCCGGAGAAATACGGCGGCGATGTGTCCTTCGCGGATTACGACGCCCTGACCTCGGCCTATTTCGGCGGAAGCCTGAGCCCGGTGGACCTCAAGACCGGTGTCGCTGACTCCCTGATCGAGATCCTGGCACCTGTGGCGGAGTACTTCTCGGCCCATCCTGAGAACTACGAGAAGATGAAAGCGATCCTCGCTTCCGTCAAGAAACTCCGCTGA
- a CDS encoding heavy-metal-associated domain-containing protein encodes MAKLSLKIENMMCENCVANVTKALESVSGVSGVKVKIGSAKLEYDESKTDEAAIVKAVVDAGYPAKVKKGLF; translated from the coding sequence ATGGCAAAACTGAGCCTCAAGATCGAGAACATGATGTGCGAGAACTGCGTCGCGAACGTCACCAAGGCGCTGGAGAGCGTCAGCGGGGTGTCCGGCGTCAAGGTGAAGATCGGCTCGGCCAAGCTCGAGTACGACGAGTCCAAGACGGATGAGGCCGCGATCGTCAAGGCCGTGGTCGATGCAGGGTACCCTGCGAAGGTGAAGAAGGGCCTCTTCTGA
- a CDS encoding tripartite tricarboxylate transporter permease, producing the protein MGPEIIILVLAASAVGAAAGTFSGLVPGVHVNTLAALMLAAYPAIEAAMPGSVPDGYVPVLVGCVIMSAAAVHSFVDFVPSVFIGAPDPDEALSVLPAHRLLLEGHGMAAVRAAAVGSAVGAASAIALAVPMQWLLLHGLGPYLDAATFGVLAVTLAAIILMSPRPLASLALAAAAGVLGWAVMNLGIPCRGIMGDGTMLFPMLAGLFGLPPLLDRERAADIPEQVDDGRDPVGPLPGLKGVLTGCIAGWFPGITAAAGSSLASALSRENDAASFISMTASIGTVTSVFSLVTLSVSGSGRSGTALALKEVIGDSLEGFCSEAFVLILFSIAVSSAAGYAITIGAGKAMAGIAERVPSDTLGTVSLLLILALVLLLTGPWGLAVLALSAALGMAPPALGIGRVCLTACLIVPVLMSQAGLSPDVPVLLRRDSRCFK; encoded by the coding sequence GTGGGGCCGGAGATCATCATCCTGGTGCTGGCGGCATCGGCCGTCGGGGCGGCGGCCGGCACGTTTAGCGGCCTGGTCCCGGGAGTGCATGTCAACACCCTGGCGGCGCTCATGCTCGCCGCATACCCGGCCATAGAGGCGGCAATGCCTGGCTCTGTGCCGGACGGGTACGTCCCGGTCCTGGTCGGCTGCGTCATAATGTCGGCGGCCGCGGTCCATTCCTTCGTAGATTTCGTGCCGTCGGTGTTCATCGGGGCGCCCGACCCCGATGAGGCGCTGTCCGTGCTCCCCGCCCACCGGCTGCTGCTGGAGGGGCACGGCATGGCGGCGGTCCGCGCTGCCGCCGTCGGAAGCGCCGTGGGGGCGGCGTCCGCGATAGCGTTGGCGGTTCCGATGCAGTGGCTCCTGCTGCACGGCCTCGGCCCCTACCTGGATGCTGCTACGTTCGGCGTCCTCGCCGTCACGCTGGCGGCCATCATCCTGATGTCCCCGAGGCCGCTGGCGTCCCTGGCCCTCGCGGCTGCCGCCGGGGTGCTGGGATGGGCGGTCATGAACCTGGGGATCCCGTGCAGGGGGATCATGGGCGACGGAACGATGCTCTTCCCGATGCTCGCCGGCCTCTTCGGGCTGCCTCCGCTGCTCGACAGGGAGCGCGCCGCCGACATCCCCGAGCAGGTTGATGACGGCAGGGACCCAGTAGGCCCGCTCCCCGGCCTCAAGGGGGTACTGACCGGATGCATCGCGGGCTGGTTCCCAGGGATAACTGCGGCCGCCGGGTCGTCGCTGGCATCGGCGCTGTCCCGGGAGAACGATGCGGCGTCGTTCATATCGATGACAGCCAGCATCGGAACGGTGACATCAGTATTCTCCCTCGTCACCCTGTCCGTCTCCGGCAGCGGGAGGTCGGGGACGGCGCTGGCACTGAAGGAGGTCATAGGGGATTCGCTGGAAGGTTTCTGCTCCGAGGCGTTCGTCCTGATCCTGTTCAGCATCGCGGTGTCCTCCGCCGCCGGCTACGCGATAACGATCGGGGCCGGGAAGGCGATGGCCGGGATCGCCGAGAGGGTGCCGTCTGATACCCTGGGGACCGTCTCCCTGCTCCTGATCCTGGCGCTCGTCCTCCTGCTGACCGGCCCGTGGGGCCTCGCCGTGCTGGCACTCTCCGCGGCCCTGGGCATGGCCCCCCCGGCCCTCGGCATCGGGAGGGTCTGCCTGACGGCATGCCTCATCGTCCCGGTCCTGATGTCGCAGGCGGGGCTGAGCCCGGACGTGCCCGTCCTCCTGCGACGTGATTCTAGATGTTTCAAATAG
- a CDS encoding MFS transporter: MQRTILDGKHTAMMLAVVFIATFMDGLDGSVVSVALPDIGESLGVDTATSSWVTIIYMMVLAGLLVLFARIAADRGVRKVMAAGLAVFTVGSLLCGISYDFWMLIASRAFQAVGAAMMAAAGPMCCTEHLPPEKLGTGLAVVTIGSSVGFALGPALGGIIVELTTWHWIFLINIPIGMLTAPLVLKAIPPSAEKERRGKLDLRGTALLFAAIASGIFAVETLSYDGFLAYTSAAAVICIVLLAAFIAWERRQDSPLLKLSMFARKDFTAIFLCLMLINLAYMGILYLIPFYGRTVEGMSSMDVGLFLLEAASITAVLGLPIARWSDRRGRRWFCVTAGLVTALAFGMFAVFAGNIDLLLFGLIMIPQGIGWAFVGGPMASRLVEHAGSERDMASSLTNEGYYIGGALGTAIAAAMFTFFSKSDGVDIGDVTRDAFLDGFVPTAAFVTACCLAVALISWAVRDRKE; the protein is encoded by the coding sequence ATGCAGAGAACCATACTCGACGGAAAGCACACTGCTATGATGCTGGCGGTCGTATTCATCGCCACGTTCATGGACGGGCTCGACGGCAGCGTGGTCAGCGTGGCCCTCCCCGACATCGGCGAGAGCCTCGGCGTCGATACGGCCACCAGCTCCTGGGTCACCATAATCTACATGATGGTCCTCGCCGGCCTCCTGGTCCTGTTCGCGAGGATCGCGGCGGACAGGGGGGTGCGGAAGGTCATGGCCGCGGGATTGGCGGTGTTCACCGTCGGTTCCCTCCTCTGCGGGATATCTTACGACTTCTGGATGCTCATCGCCTCCCGCGCTTTCCAGGCCGTCGGAGCGGCCATGATGGCCGCGGCCGGGCCGATGTGCTGCACCGAGCACCTCCCGCCGGAGAAGCTCGGCACCGGCCTCGCGGTGGTCACTATCGGGTCCTCGGTAGGTTTCGCCCTCGGGCCAGCACTGGGCGGGATCATCGTGGAGCTCACCACCTGGCACTGGATATTCCTGATCAACATTCCGATCGGAATGCTGACGGCGCCCCTGGTCCTGAAGGCCATCCCCCCGTCCGCGGAGAAGGAGCGCAGGGGGAAACTGGACCTCAGGGGCACGGCGCTGCTCTTCGCCGCCATCGCCTCCGGGATCTTCGCCGTGGAGACCCTGTCCTACGACGGCTTCCTCGCCTACACCTCGGCGGCGGCCGTCATCTGCATCGTCCTCCTGGCGGCGTTCATCGCCTGGGAGAGGCGCCAGGACTCGCCGCTCCTGAAGCTCTCGATGTTCGCCAGGAAGGACTTCACGGCGATATTCCTGTGCCTCATGCTGATCAACCTCGCCTACATGGGGATCCTCTACCTCATCCCGTTCTACGGGAGGACCGTCGAGGGCATGAGCTCCATGGATGTCGGGCTCTTCCTGCTGGAGGCGGCGAGCATCACGGCCGTGCTGGGTCTTCCCATCGCCCGCTGGTCCGACAGGCGCGGCAGGAGATGGTTCTGCGTGACCGCCGGGCTCGTGACCGCCCTGGCGTTCGGCATGTTCGCGGTGTTCGCCGGGAACATTGACCTCCTGCTGTTCGGCCTCATCATGATCCCCCAGGGGATCGGATGGGCGTTCGTCGGGGGCCCGATGGCCTCCAGGCTCGTGGAGCACGCCGGGAGCGAGCGCGACATGGCATCGTCGCTGACCAACGAGGGCTATTACATCGGGGGCGCCCTCGGCACCGCGATAGCCGCCGCCATGTTCACGTTCTTCTCGAAGTCGGACGGGGTCGACATCGGGGATGTCACCAGGGACGCCTTCCTCGACGGGTTTGTCCCCACGGCCGCCTTCGTCACCGCCTGCTGCCTGGCAGTGGCGCTGATCTCCTGGGCGGTCAGGGATAGGAAAGAATGA
- a CDS encoding DHH family phosphoesterase, producing MKMETSEAREALEGSGKKAILVHGNADCDAVGSAYALSKTFPPADIYAPCGLDRVARMVADKIGIPVLEECDLSDYDTVCIVDTSSPEQLQKEDLRLPEGCIVIDHHTANGRWDGMRTFIDPDRASCCEIVLDIIRGCSKPIGRDVGLALIAGMLTDTGHFQYSDPAELRAFADVMDMCSIPMDEAMLLTRAPVSMSERTAAMKAVGRSKFERVGDMIVAVSMSSSYEAACCKALIASGADVSFVASQRENEFRVSGRATQEAVRRGVKLDSIMGDLCQETETDGGGHGGAAGMTGTGDAEAMLNMCMMKTMDIFRDIKTKMGAEGNGSSS from the coding sequence ATGAAGATGGAGACGAGCGAGGCGAGAGAGGCTCTTGAGGGAAGCGGGAAGAAAGCGATCCTGGTCCACGGCAACGCGGACTGCGACGCGGTGGGGTCGGCATATGCCCTCTCCAAGACGTTCCCTCCGGCTGACATCTACGCCCCGTGCGGACTCGACAGGGTCGCCCGGATGGTAGCCGACAAGATCGGCATCCCCGTCCTCGAGGAGTGCGACCTGTCGGATTACGACACGGTCTGCATCGTCGACACCTCGTCCCCCGAGCAGCTGCAGAAGGAAGACCTCAGGCTGCCCGAGGGATGCATCGTCATCGACCACCATACCGCGAACGGCAGATGGGACGGGATGAGGACTTTCATCGACCCGGACCGCGCATCGTGCTGCGAGATCGTCCTCGACATCATCAGAGGGTGCTCCAAGCCCATCGGCAGGGATGTGGGCCTGGCACTCATAGCCGGGATGCTCACGGACACCGGCCACTTCCAATACTCGGACCCCGCCGAGCTCCGCGCGTTCGCCGATGTCATGGACATGTGCTCCATACCGATGGACGAGGCCATGCTCCTGACGCGCGCGCCGGTGAGCATGAGCGAGCGCACGGCGGCCATGAAGGCCGTCGGGAGGTCGAAGTTCGAGCGCGTCGGCGACATGATCGTGGCGGTGTCGATGAGCAGCAGCTACGAGGCCGCCTGCTGCAAGGCCCTCATCGCCTCCGGCGCCGACGTATCGTTCGTGGCGTCCCAGAGAGAGAACGAGTTCCGCGTGTCCGGCAGGGCGACGCAGGAGGCCGTCCGCAGGGGCGTGAAACTGGACAGCATCATGGGAGACCTCTGCCAGGAGACCGAGACGGACGGCGGAGGCCACGGCGGGGCCGCAGGCATGACCGGCACCGGCGATGCGGAGGCCATGCTCAACATGTGCATGATGAAGACGATGGACATCTTCAGGGACATCAAAACGAAGATGGGCGCCGAAGGGAACGGCTCCTCTTCCTGA
- a CDS encoding AAA domain-containing protein, translating into MDSEENLYKELVQLRKKLREEHTAENGKAPQICSDEALMEMARRMPTKLEDLTAIDGIGQRFAEVYGNSFLAVTRRYAVTAAKGAKLDDGVAGTLRELQKKLVNVSKGNRLLFMPRTGAKSSYDLTITVQSGDVLDFLFGRRESLTVCDRTSGKEDAKAYTRVNNIFREVNRDVRERGSYDLYIAYPFCEGRLEGDEEFCIRAPLALFPVRAERHSSTFVLTLDSARDIVYNTTLLLAFMKTSRHNRPLPDSVIEEPDRQKFMDELLAFYASAGLKIGCDRRRSALEKFTEYRASQFPRYGQGEMMVVFSAVLGKFPSYSNFIQRDFDEMLSGRAINSTLADLIKDLNKEDYYADGPAPLSESDMKKEGIEASEKDLTYINVLNSAQENVLTAIEKKDDIVVQGPPGTGKSQVITGLICSAAVNGKTVLMVSEKKTALDVVYSRLGSLSKYCLQIDDTSDKDRFYRQLGIMMEIRPLAIPKGTDEISGRIDEDVSKLTEISDCIYSPDDFGIAPVRLYGMDPWLNSGDRSQFETYKIYEKDVDGSLLSQKYDGVRGLHSKFASSGLVGNYRDYFRIMEKDPWMGIMKQDLSGFDIAAMKSDLERLSGEVEDLNRKGFLSRLFSKGKVTRDATSIANKYFQSYDGKTIDRIMRAPAEYAEALDNYETYANRSTVYHGLSLAEREYGKDLLAVGKDLSIGDSEANDGIYKYLLNRRLQSFDSTHRQILQMLHDFDGIIADIDLKMEQKRAATRRLLEAKLADSLRVMSESKRRGDIARIIENKRKWSLGKFIGRYSYELFGAVKIWLLTPEVVSEIIPMDMGLFDLLVFDEASQMYVERGVPSIYRAKKVVVAGDHKQLRPSSLGVGRITYGDEDEDESEDVEVNSALEEESLLDLARSRYDSILLNFHYRSKYEELIAFSNYAFYGGRLYVSPNIETPERPPIEVVRVDGVWKDRSNLAEADRVVAILKRFSVERRNRETVGIIAFNVSQRDLINDRLEDACAKDPDFDAWVADESRRYDNGEDVGLFVKNIESVQGDERDLIIFSIGYAREPDGKFHQRFGWLNARGGENRLNVAISRAKRKIIIVSSIEPEDLQVDALESEGPRILKSYLQYARAVSNGRRDEAQAILRSYTAPGTDERIEEEEQAAAPVMDRVYETLVRKGYTVERNVGIGGYTIDLAVKQDGRYILGIESDTRIYASGAGTRERDYHRQKYLESRGWHIHRVWTPGMWKSPDTEISRIVEAIERSQTGSPIQP; encoded by the coding sequence ATGGACTCGGAGGAGAACCTCTACAAGGAACTGGTGCAGCTGCGCAAGAAACTGAGGGAAGAGCACACCGCCGAAAACGGGAAAGCTCCCCAGATATGCTCGGACGAGGCGCTCATGGAGATGGCCCGCCGCATGCCGACGAAGCTCGAGGACCTGACGGCGATAGACGGCATCGGCCAGCGCTTCGCCGAGGTCTACGGGAACTCGTTCCTGGCGGTGACCAGGCGCTACGCCGTCACGGCCGCCAAAGGGGCGAAGCTCGACGACGGCGTCGCCGGGACGCTCAGGGAGCTGCAGAAGAAGCTGGTGAACGTCAGCAAGGGCAACAGGCTCCTCTTCATGCCGCGCACCGGCGCCAAGAGCTCCTACGACCTGACGATCACCGTCCAGAGCGGCGACGTGCTCGATTTCCTCTTCGGGAGGAGGGAGAGCCTGACCGTCTGCGACAGGACCTCCGGGAAAGAGGACGCCAAGGCGTACACCCGGGTCAACAACATCTTCCGCGAGGTGAACCGCGACGTCAGGGAGCGCGGATCGTACGACCTGTACATCGCCTATCCTTTCTGCGAGGGGCGCCTCGAAGGCGATGAGGAGTTCTGCATCAGGGCGCCGCTCGCCCTGTTCCCGGTGAGGGCCGAGAGGCACTCCTCCACCTTCGTCCTGACGCTGGACAGCGCGCGCGACATCGTCTACAACACGACTCTGCTGCTGGCGTTCATGAAGACCTCGCGCCACAACCGCCCCCTGCCGGACAGCGTGATCGAGGAGCCCGACCGCCAGAAGTTCATGGACGAGCTGCTCGCCTTCTATGCGAGCGCGGGGCTGAAGATCGGCTGCGACCGGCGCAGGTCCGCCCTGGAGAAGTTCACCGAGTATCGGGCCTCGCAGTTCCCCAGATACGGCCAGGGCGAGATGATGGTCGTGTTCAGCGCCGTCCTCGGGAAGTTCCCGTCGTACTCCAACTTCATCCAGAGGGACTTCGACGAGATGCTGTCCGGAAGGGCCATCAACTCCACTCTCGCCGACCTCATCAAGGACCTCAACAAGGAGGACTACTATGCGGACGGCCCTGCCCCCCTCAGCGAGAGCGACATGAAGAAGGAGGGCATCGAAGCGTCCGAGAAGGATCTGACCTACATCAACGTCCTCAACTCAGCACAGGAGAACGTCCTGACCGCCATCGAGAAGAAGGACGATATCGTGGTGCAGGGCCCTCCCGGGACCGGAAAGTCCCAGGTGATCACCGGCCTCATCTGCTCGGCGGCCGTCAACGGGAAGACGGTGCTGATGGTGTCCGAGAAGAAGACCGCATTGGACGTGGTCTACAGCCGCCTGGGCAGTCTGTCGAAGTACTGCCTGCAGATCGACGACACCTCTGACAAGGACCGCTTCTACAGGCAGCTGGGCATCATGATGGAGATCCGCCCCCTGGCCATCCCCAAGGGGACCGACGAGATCTCCGGCCGCATAGACGAGGATGTCTCCAAGCTCACCGAGATATCCGACTGCATCTACAGCCCGGACGACTTCGGGATCGCTCCCGTCAGGCTCTACGGGATGGACCCCTGGCTCAACTCCGGGGACAGGAGCCAGTTCGAGACCTACAAGATCTACGAGAAGGACGTCGACGGCTCCCTGCTGTCCCAGAAATACGACGGAGTGAGGGGGCTCCACAGCAAGTTCGCCTCCTCCGGCCTGGTCGGCAACTACCGCGATTACTTCCGGATCATGGAGAAGGACCCGTGGATGGGCATCATGAAGCAGGACCTCAGCGGCTTCGACATCGCGGCGATGAAGTCCGACCTCGAGCGCCTCAGCGGGGAGGTCGAGGACCTCAACAGGAAGGGATTCCTGTCGAGGCTGTTCTCCAAGGGCAAGGTGACCAGGGACGCCACCTCGATAGCGAACAAGTACTTCCAGAGCTACGACGGGAAGACGATCGACCGGATCATGCGGGCGCCCGCCGAGTACGCCGAGGCGCTGGACAATTACGAGACCTACGCGAACCGCTCCACGGTCTACCACGGCCTCAGCCTCGCGGAGAGAGAATACGGGAAGGACCTGCTGGCCGTCGGGAAGGACCTCTCGATCGGCGACAGCGAGGCCAACGACGGGATCTACAAGTACCTGCTGAACAGGCGCCTGCAGTCGTTCGATTCCACCCACCGGCAGATCCTCCAGATGCTCCACGATTTCGACGGCATCATCGCCGACATAGACCTCAAGATGGAGCAGAAGAGGGCGGCCACCAGGAGGCTGCTCGAGGCTAAGCTCGCCGACTCCCTCCGCGTCATGAGCGAGTCCAAGCGCCGCGGGGACATCGCCAGGATCATCGAGAACAAGAGGAAGTGGAGCCTCGGCAAGTTCATCGGCCGCTACAGCTATGAGCTGTTCGGCGCCGTGAAGATCTGGCTCCTGACCCCCGAGGTCGTCTCCGAGATCATCCCGATGGACATGGGCCTGTTCGACCTCCTCGTGTTCGACGAAGCGTCCCAGATGTACGTCGAGCGCGGGGTGCCGTCCATCTACCGCGCCAAGAAGGTCGTCGTCGCCGGGGACCACAAGCAGCTCAGGCCCTCCTCCCTGGGGGTCGGCAGGATCACCTACGGCGACGAGGACGAGGACGAATCCGAGGACGTCGAGGTCAACAGCGCCCTCGAGGAGGAGAGCCTCCTGGACCTCGCCCGCTCCAGGTACGACAGCATCCTCCTGAACTTCCACTACCGCTCGAAGTACGAGGAGCTCATCGCGTTCTCCAACTACGCGTTCTACGGCGGGAGGCTCTACGTCTCGCCCAACATCGAGACCCCGGAGAGGCCCCCGATCGAGGTCGTCAGGGTGGACGGCGTCTGGAAGGACCGCAGCAACCTCGCCGAGGCGGACAGGGTGGTCGCGATCCTCAAGCGCTTCTCCGTCGAGAGGAGGAACAGGGAGACCGTAGGGATCATAGCGTTCAACGTGTCCCAGCGCGACCTGATCAACGACCGCCTCGAGGACGCCTGCGCCAAGGACCCGGACTTCGATGCCTGGGTGGCCGACGAGAGCCGGCGCTACGACAACGGGGAGGACGTGGGCCTGTTCGTGAAGAACATCGAGTCCGTCCAGGGGGACGAGAGGGACCTTATCATCTTCTCGATCGGGTACGCGAGGGAGCCGGACGGGAAGTTCCACCAGAGATTCGGCTGGCTCAACGCCCGCGGCGGCGAGAACAGGCTGAACGTCGCCATCTCCAGGGCCAAGCGCAAGATAATCATCGTGTCGTCGATCGAGCCGGAGGACCTACAGGTCGATGCCCTCGAGTCTGAGGGCCCCAGGATCCTCAAGAGCTACCTCCAGTACGCGAGGGCGGTCAGCAACGGCAGGAGGGACGAGGCCCAGGCGATCCTGAGGTCGTACACGGCGCCCGGGACCGACGAGCGCATCGAGGAGGAAGAGCAGGCGGCGGCCCCGGTGATGGACAGGGTCTACGAGACGCTGGTCAGGAAGGGCTACACCGTCGAGCGCAACGTCGGCATCGGCGGCTACACCATAGACCTCGCCGTCAAGCAGGACGGCAGGTACATCCTGGGCATAGAGAGCGACACCCGCATCTACGCCTCCGGCGCCGGGACGAGGGAGAGGGACTACCACCGCCAGAAATACCTCGAATCGAGAGGCTGGCACATCCACAGGGTATGGACCCCCGGCATGTGGAAGTCCCCGGACACGGAGATCTCCAGGATAGTCGAGGCCATCGAGAGGTCCCAGACCGGGTCCCCTATCCAGCCGTGA
- a CDS encoding thioesterase yields MITVGMKAEKRLAVTEADTAEALGSGTLPVLATPRMVLLIEATAMEAVKSGLEPGETTVGTKVDVDHVSSSPVGSEVVCRVEVVEVDRARIRFSVSVTDRFGDVGRGFHERFRVRSERFMEKAAAKLAGN; encoded by the coding sequence ATGATAACCGTAGGCATGAAGGCCGAGAAAAGGCTCGCAGTGACTGAAGCGGACACCGCGGAGGCCCTCGGGAGCGGGACCCTGCCCGTTCTCGCTACCCCCAGGATGGTCCTCCTCATCGAGGCGACCGCCATGGAGGCCGTGAAATCGGGGCTGGAGCCCGGGGAGACCACCGTCGGCACCAAGGTGGACGTGGACCACGTCTCCTCCTCGCCTGTCGGCTCGGAGGTCGTCTGCCGCGTCGAGGTCGTCGAGGTCGACAGGGCCAGGATCAGGTTCTCAGTGTCGGTAACCGACCGCTTCGGGGATGTGGGGAGAGGGTTCCATGAGAGGTTCAGGGTCCGCTCCGAAAGGTTCATGGAGAAGGCGGCCGCGAAACTGGCCGGCAACTGA